Proteins encoded by one window of Deinococcus aerophilus:
- a CDS encoding adenylosuccinate synthase gives MPGIAILGAQWGDEGKGKITDFLAPQAEYVVRFQGGANAGHTVTAKGQTFKLNLLPSGVLHPGAVSILGDGMVIDADKFLEERQNLLNAGLSPELRISDRAHLVLPHHKYVDGRKDFVGTTGRGIGPAYADRARRVGLRFGDLADDSVLRERLERLLEAKPNSTRDAGWTSVEVALDALAPTREALLPFVQDTGAQLRQAITEGRNVLFEGAQATLLDLNYGTYPFVTSSHPTVGGILVGAGVNHKALHKVYGVAKAFNTRVGHGPFVTEVSGADEILRLRGDGSKPWDEFGTTTGRPRRVGWLDLALLKYAVDVNGLDGLVINKMDILAGLDTIPVCVGYDADGQPVYRNMPGWTTTDGADSRATLPKEAQAYLDLIEETVNCPVVIFSCGPAREQTYGAVNWN, from the coding sequence ATGCCTGGAATTGCAATTTTAGGGGCGCAGTGGGGCGACGAGGGCAAGGGAAAGATCACCGATTTCCTGGCTCCGCAAGCGGAATACGTGGTGCGTTTTCAGGGCGGCGCGAATGCCGGGCACACGGTCACGGCCAAGGGTCAGACCTTCAAGCTGAACCTGCTGCCCAGCGGCGTGCTGCATCCCGGGGCAGTGAGCATCCTGGGCGACGGCATGGTGATCGATGCCGACAAGTTCCTGGAAGAACGCCAGAACCTGCTGAACGCGGGTCTGAGCCCGGAACTGCGCATCAGTGACCGCGCCCATCTGGTGCTGCCACACCACAAGTATGTGGACGGCCGCAAGGATTTCGTGGGCACCACCGGGCGCGGCATCGGCCCGGCCTACGCCGACCGCGCCCGGCGCGTGGGCCTGCGCTTCGGCGATCTGGCCGACGACAGCGTGCTGCGCGAGCGCCTGGAACGGCTGCTGGAGGCCAAGCCCAACAGCACCCGCGACGCGGGCTGGACCAGCGTGGAGGTGGCCCTGGACGCCCTGGCCCCCACCCGCGAGGCGCTGCTGCCCTTCGTGCAGGACACCGGAGCGCAGCTGCGCCAAGCCATCACCGAGGGCCGCAACGTGCTATTCGAGGGCGCCCAGGCCACGCTGCTGGACCTGAACTATGGCACCTACCCCTTCGTGACCAGCTCCCACCCCACCGTGGGCGGCATCCTGGTCGGCGCGGGCGTCAACCACAAGGCGCTGCACAAGGTGTACGGCGTCGCCAAGGCCTTCAACACCCGCGTCGGGCATGGTCCCTTCGTCACCGAGGTCTCGGGGGCAGACGAGATCCTGCGCCTGCGCGGCGACGGCAGCAAGCCCTGGGACGAGTTCGGCACGACCACCGGCCGCCCGCGCCGGGTGGGCTGGTTGGACCTGGCGCTGCTGAAATACGCCGTGGACGTCAACGGCCTCGACGGTCTGGTCATCAACAAGATGGACATCCTGGCGGGCCTGGACACCATTCCCGTATGCGTGGGCTATGACGCCGACGGTCAGCCGGTCTACCGGAACATGCCCGGCTGGACCACCACCGACGGCGCGGACAGCCGCGCCACGCTGCCCAAGGAGGCCCAGGCCTATCTGGACCTGATCGAGGAGACCGTGAACTGTCCGGTCGTGATCTTCTCCTGCGGCCCGGCCCGCGAGCAGACCTACGGCGCGGTGAACTGGAACTGA